From one Streptomyces sp. ICC1 genomic stretch:
- a CDS encoding alpha/beta hydrolase, translated as MTTTSIRPADLDAAPAPAASGGTVREDLTFTVRPAAAPETEWRLRGELLIPEQGSDTVQVLLAGLTYDRRYWTVPGAYDYAAHMLAAGYAVLLLDRLGTGASSRPAAVDVTVDSNVETIHHVIQELRSGTPAGHSFAKVVSVGHSFGSGLAIVEAARHADVDALVVTGMLHTTAPLYDEVINFFHPGAEDPVIADPDLPQWYMTQRPGLRARMLEHAQGIDPELSAHDELIKATATLGEGESLPQTYLPEYSLAVKVPVLLVVGEHDALFSSADVGFAADSAAVHAFEEGFYGPEAELETHVIPATGHSLNVHRTAPEAYAITSRWLNRKLSASA; from the coding sequence ATGACCACGACCTCCATCCGCCCCGCGGACCTGGACGCGGCCCCGGCCCCGGCCGCGTCCGGCGGCACGGTCCGCGAGGACCTGACCTTCACCGTGCGCCCCGCCGCGGCGCCGGAGACCGAGTGGCGGCTCCGCGGCGAGCTGCTGATCCCCGAGCAGGGGTCCGACACCGTCCAGGTGCTGCTGGCGGGCCTCACCTACGACCGCCGCTACTGGACCGTGCCCGGCGCGTACGACTACGCCGCCCACATGCTGGCCGCCGGCTACGCGGTGCTGCTCCTCGACCGCCTCGGCACCGGCGCCAGCAGCCGCCCGGCAGCCGTCGACGTCACCGTCGACAGCAACGTCGAGACCATCCACCACGTCATCCAGGAGCTCCGCTCCGGCACCCCCGCCGGGCACTCCTTCGCCAAGGTCGTCTCCGTCGGCCACTCCTTCGGCTCCGGCCTGGCCATCGTCGAGGCCGCCCGCCACGCGGACGTGGACGCCCTGGTCGTCACCGGCATGCTGCACACCACGGCGCCGCTGTACGACGAGGTCATCAACTTCTTCCACCCGGGCGCCGAGGACCCGGTCATCGCCGACCCGGACCTGCCGCAGTGGTACATGACCCAGCGCCCGGGCCTGCGCGCCCGGATGCTCGAGCACGCGCAGGGCATCGACCCGGAGCTGTCGGCGCACGACGAGCTCATCAAGGCCACCGCCACCCTCGGCGAGGGCGAGAGCCTGCCCCAGACCTACCTGCCCGAGTACTCGCTCGCGGTCAAGGTTCCCGTGCTCCTCGTGGTCGGTGAGCACGACGCGCTGTTCAGCAGCGCGGACGTCGGCTTCGCCGCCGACAGCGCGGCCGTGCACGCCTTCGAAGAGGGCTTCTACGGCCCCGAGGCGGAGCTGGAGACCCACGTCATCCCGGCGACCGGTCACTCCCTCAACGTGCACCGCACCGCACCCGAGGCCTACGCGATCACCTCGCGCTGGCTGAACCGAAAGCTCTCCGCGTCCGCATGA
- a CDS encoding FAD-dependent monooxygenase, whose product MSPTTAVPGTDTGEGHAVVIGSSLAGLTAAAALARTMDRVTVIERDRLPDGPQWRRGVAQSRHAHNLMAAGHQGLERLFPGIERELIAGGMVRVRMPEDILLMAPGGWIPRFDTGLSMMTGTRDVIDSVVRERLRTDPKVTFLQEHEVVSLQAGPGSTVAGVRVRGRDGAAPAGWGAERFIAAAFTVDASGRKSRAPEWLAELGYEAPRETVVDAQTAYATAVFAPPAGHAADWTCMLLMATPDNPRQGILNPIEDGKWMVSVSVSGGQRPPTDLDGFLRAVKSLRDPVLFEAVRDATLLGRIHGSGRTENRWRHYEKLRRAPDRFLVVGDAMAAFNPSYGQGMSVAVQGALVLDRMLRDHGAAPGLAGRLRKALARQAAGAWQIATTSDLKYPWAAEVSPPDLQTRIAQWYVDKVAAVAPVNRAAATVILELGQLLVTPTAAFRPKVLAAALRGPRRPVPSAPPSTTHGAAARTSPVGALTPSSGPRAASSSARPPQGGPGARDATPLADIVPIHGSSRRTR is encoded by the coding sequence ATGAGTCCGACCACAGCGGTCCCCGGCACCGACACCGGCGAGGGCCACGCCGTCGTCATCGGATCGAGCCTCGCCGGGCTCACCGCGGCCGCCGCCCTGGCCCGCACCATGGACCGGGTCACGGTCATCGAGCGCGACCGGCTCCCGGACGGCCCGCAGTGGCGCCGGGGCGTGGCCCAGTCCCGGCACGCCCACAACCTGATGGCCGCCGGCCACCAGGGGCTGGAGCGGCTGTTCCCGGGCATCGAACGCGAGCTGATCGCCGGCGGCATGGTCCGCGTCCGCATGCCCGAGGACATCCTGCTGATGGCCCCCGGCGGCTGGATCCCGCGCTTCGACACCGGCCTGTCGATGATGACCGGCACCCGCGACGTCATCGACTCGGTCGTCCGCGAACGGCTGCGCACCGACCCGAAGGTCACCTTCCTGCAGGAGCACGAGGTGGTCTCCCTCCAGGCCGGGCCCGGATCCACCGTCGCCGGTGTCCGGGTGCGCGGCAGGGACGGCGCGGCCCCGGCCGGCTGGGGCGCCGAGCGGTTCATCGCCGCCGCCTTCACCGTCGACGCCTCGGGCCGCAAGTCCCGGGCCCCCGAATGGCTCGCGGAGCTGGGCTACGAGGCTCCGCGCGAGACCGTCGTCGACGCGCAGACCGCCTACGCCACCGCGGTGTTCGCCCCTCCGGCCGGCCATGCCGCCGACTGGACGTGCATGCTGCTGATGGCCACCCCCGACAATCCGCGCCAGGGCATCCTCAACCCCATCGAGGACGGCAAGTGGATGGTGTCGGTGTCCGTCAGTGGCGGGCAGCGCCCGCCCACCGACCTCGACGGCTTCCTGCGCGCCGTCAAGTCCCTGCGCGATCCCGTCCTGTTCGAGGCCGTCCGGGACGCAACCCTGCTGGGCCGCATCCACGGCTCGGGCCGCACCGAGAACCGCTGGCGCCACTACGAGAAGCTGCGCCGCGCCCCCGACCGGTTCCTGGTCGTCGGCGACGCGATGGCCGCCTTCAACCCCTCCTACGGGCAGGGCATGTCGGTCGCCGTCCAGGGCGCGCTGGTCCTCGACCGGATGCTGCGCGACCACGGCGCCGCCCCCGGTCTGGCCGGGCGGCTGCGCAAGGCGCTGGCCAGGCAGGCCGCCGGGGCGTGGCAGATCGCCACCACCTCCGACCTCAAGTACCCGTGGGCCGCCGAGGTGTCCCCGCCCGACCTGCAGACCCGCATCGCGCAGTGGTACGTCGACAAGGTCGCCGCGGTGGCCCCGGTCAACCGTGCCGCCGCCACCGTGATCCTCGAACTGGGCCAGCTGCTGGTCACACCGACCGCGGCCTTCCGGCCCAAGGTCCTGGCCGCGGCCCTGCGCGGGCCGCGCCGGCCCGTTCCCTCCGCCCCGCCGAGCACCACGCACGGCGCGGCCGCCCGCACCTCCCCGGTGGGGGCCCTCACCCCTTCTTCCGGACCGCGGGCCGCGAGCTCCTCCGCACGGCCGCCCCAGGGCGGGCCGGGTGCGCGGGACGCGACGCCGCTCGCCGACATCGTTCCGATCCACGGCAGTTCAAGGAGAACCCGATGA
- a CDS encoding class I adenylate-forming enzyme family protein: protein MSTSRTSNIGLLFDLHAEARHQTVMLLDRPFDIAPEGGIRHDAASLAETVRRAAAWLYAAGARRGDRIAIVKRNHYDTLMLAAGAARIGVLPAQLAPLKNVASIRSMIDNLKPQLIVAGAEELDRAYRAGINLADPGVRVVVIGRPEEPLPPNSVSLDDLRGAAEAPVDLVPDEEPMIITHSSGTTGVPKLVVNSGRTILGLASRLERIRFPVVASRRTDIVGSSVTFAHARNVSWTAGQFALAPKALVVISDPSVENAARALEDYKPTTLEACPNIFQRWEELADDRPELFRQVRLFAGTFDAVHPRTVRKFLAASGHKRVIWGQGWGQSEVGPVCIAWFTRRKVEKTDSPTAITNDLGRPVPILAKVKVVDPDTGRTQPRGKPGILMVASGGRCLTYLGEEDRHEMKLDGKWWNTGDVGVRGRFGKLRLVDREVDTIPGGSSIEVESVLLDRLDKAIDVTVLGVHGQLPVPVLSMRDGHLDEGEWLRATQGLPPLAEPVLVRWEDVPRTATWKVRRLELLEQVLGEKRSVGTGRWT from the coding sequence ATGAGTACATCCCGGACCTCCAACATCGGTCTGCTGTTCGACCTGCACGCGGAGGCGCGGCACCAGACGGTCATGCTGCTCGACCGCCCCTTCGACATCGCCCCCGAGGGCGGCATCCGGCACGACGCCGCCTCCCTCGCCGAGACCGTGCGCCGCGCGGCCGCCTGGCTGTACGCGGCCGGTGCCCGCCGGGGCGACCGGATCGCGATCGTCAAGCGCAACCACTACGACACCCTCATGCTCGCCGCCGGCGCCGCCCGGATCGGCGTGCTGCCCGCCCAGCTCGCGCCGCTGAAGAACGTCGCCTCCATCCGCTCGATGATCGACAACCTCAAGCCGCAGCTGATCGTGGCCGGCGCCGAGGAGCTGGACCGCGCCTACCGGGCCGGGATCAACCTGGCCGACCCCGGCGTACGGGTCGTGGTGATCGGCAGACCCGAGGAGCCGCTGCCCCCGAACTCCGTCTCGCTGGACGACCTGCGGGGAGCCGCCGAGGCCCCCGTCGACCTCGTCCCCGACGAGGAGCCGATGATCATCACCCACAGCTCCGGCACCACCGGCGTCCCCAAGCTGGTGGTCAACTCGGGCCGCACCATCCTGGGCCTCGCCAGCCGCCTGGAGCGCATCCGCTTCCCCGTCGTCGCGAGCAGGCGCACCGACATCGTCGGCTCTTCCGTGACCTTCGCGCACGCCCGCAACGTCTCCTGGACCGCCGGCCAGTTCGCGCTCGCGCCCAAGGCCCTCGTGGTGATCTCCGACCCGTCCGTCGAGAACGCCGCCCGCGCCCTGGAGGACTACAAGCCGACCACGCTCGAGGCGTGCCCCAACATCTTCCAGCGCTGGGAGGAGCTCGCCGACGACCGGCCCGAGCTGTTCCGCCAGGTCCGGCTCTTCGCCGGCACCTTCGACGCCGTCCACCCGCGCACCGTCCGCAAGTTCCTCGCCGCCTCGGGCCACAAGCGCGTCATCTGGGGCCAGGGCTGGGGCCAGAGCGAGGTCGGACCGGTCTGCATCGCGTGGTTCACCCGGCGCAAGGTCGAGAAGACCGACTCTCCCACCGCCATCACCAACGACCTCGGCCGGCCCGTGCCGATCCTGGCCAAGGTCAAGGTCGTCGATCCGGACACCGGCCGCACCCAGCCGCGGGGCAAGCCCGGCATCCTCATGGTCGCCTCGGGCGGCCGCTGCCTCACCTACCTCGGTGAGGAGGACCGCCACGAGATGAAGCTCGACGGCAAGTGGTGGAACACCGGGGACGTCGGCGTCAGGGGCCGCTTCGGCAAGCTGCGCCTCGTCGACCGCGAGGTCGACACCATCCCCGGCGGCAGCAGCATCGAGGTGGAGAGCGTCCTGCTCGACCGTCTCGACAAGGCCATCGACGTGACCGTGCTCGGCGTGCACGGCCAACTCCCCGTCCCCGTGCTGTCCATGAGGGACGGACACCTCGACGAGGGTGAGTGGCTCCGCGCCACCCAGGGGCTGCCCCCGCTGGCCGAGCCCGTCCTCGTCCGCTGGGAGGACGTTCCGCGCACCGCCACCTGGAAGGTGCGCCGACTCGAACTGCTGGAGCAGGTACTCGGCGAGAAGCGATCCGTCGGCACCGGCCGCTGGACCTGA
- a CDS encoding class I adenylate-forming enzyme family protein produces the protein MKKNLRPKNLGALFEAYADADVPAWHLDRPFDIAPDAGRQYDGARLASLVADMSGRLRLAGLRRGDRLAIIKENHHDVVLLAAAAARIGALPAMISATNAPGVLAQMMERFAPRVLIASDSVLAAAVKEGVLLTGPGTQVISIDGDVSLAPDAVGLADLSGADVPPVDLRGRDEPMICTHTSGTTGVPKLVVHSPNTLLGVLTKLETMPIPGLAVRPDDVFASCIAFVHGRAITWTFAQMARPPQKVVILAGSEPETAAAMLAEHRPTILEACPNIYQRWEPLTESHPAAFKRVRAYLNTFDAIHPPTVRKFMEASDVRRPVWGQVWGQSETGPVAMAVYSRNKIRKNAGALDPVTNVVGRPVPFVTQVKVVDPETRKPVPAGEQGVVLVRTKGLCLTYLGEDDRHQEKAWDGWWNTGDMGVRSRTGNLRIVDREVDLIPGVSGIELESILLERLERATEVIVLGDPGGLPVPVISLSGPDLTDQEWAAATRDLPELAEPRVIAWEDFPRTGTWKVRRFDLRQRVLESQETFGTGLWT, from the coding sequence ATGAAGAAGAACCTGCGACCCAAGAACCTGGGCGCGCTGTTCGAGGCATACGCCGACGCGGACGTGCCGGCATGGCACCTCGACCGGCCCTTCGACATCGCTCCCGACGCCGGCCGCCAGTACGACGGGGCCCGCCTCGCCTCGCTCGTCGCCGACATGTCCGGCCGGCTGCGCCTGGCCGGCCTGCGCCGCGGCGACCGGCTCGCCATCATCAAGGAGAACCACCACGACGTGGTGCTCCTGGCCGCGGCCGCCGCCCGCATCGGGGCACTGCCCGCCATGATCTCGGCCACCAACGCCCCCGGCGTACTGGCCCAGATGATGGAGCGGTTCGCCCCGCGCGTCCTGATCGCCTCCGACTCCGTGCTCGCCGCGGCCGTCAAGGAGGGGGTGCTGCTCACCGGTCCCGGGACCCAGGTGATCTCCATCGACGGGGACGTCTCGCTCGCCCCCGACGCCGTCGGCCTCGCCGACCTCAGCGGCGCGGACGTGCCGCCGGTGGACCTGCGCGGCCGGGACGAGCCGATGATCTGCACGCACACCTCGGGGACCACCGGCGTCCCCAAGCTGGTGGTGCACTCCCCGAACACCCTGCTCGGCGTCCTCACCAAGCTGGAGACGATGCCGATCCCGGGGCTGGCGGTGCGTCCCGACGACGTGTTCGCCTCCTGCATCGCCTTCGTCCACGGACGCGCCATCACCTGGACCTTCGCCCAGATGGCCCGCCCGCCGCAGAAGGTGGTCATCCTCGCCGGCTCCGAGCCGGAGACCGCCGCCGCGATGCTCGCCGAGCACCGCCCGACGATCCTCGAGGCCTGCCCGAACATCTACCAGCGCTGGGAGCCGCTCACCGAGTCCCACCCGGCGGCGTTCAAGCGGGTGCGCGCGTACCTCAACACCTTCGACGCCATCCACCCGCCGACCGTCCGGAAGTTCATGGAGGCCAGCGACGTCCGCCGGCCCGTGTGGGGACAGGTCTGGGGCCAGAGCGAGACCGGCCCGGTGGCCATGGCCGTCTACTCCCGCAACAAGATCCGCAAGAACGCCGGCGCCCTGGATCCGGTGACCAACGTGGTCGGCCGCCCGGTCCCGTTCGTCACGCAGGTCAAGGTCGTCGACCCGGAGACCCGCAAGCCGGTGCCCGCCGGGGAGCAGGGCGTCGTGCTCGTCCGCACCAAGGGCCTGTGCCTGACCTACCTCGGCGAGGACGACCGGCACCAGGAGAAGGCCTGGGACGGCTGGTGGAACACCGGTGACATGGGTGTGCGCTCACGCACCGGCAACCTGCGCATCGTCGACCGCGAGGTCGACCTGATCCCCGGGGTCAGCGGCATCGAGCTGGAGTCGATCCTCCTCGAACGCCTGGAGCGCGCCACCGAGGTCATCGTCCTCGGCGACCCCGGCGGCCTGCCCGTCCCGGTCATCAGCCTGTCCGGACCGGACCTCACCGACCAGGAGTGGGCCGCGGCCACCCGCGACCTGCCCGAGCTCGCCGAGCCGCGGGTCATCGCCTGGGAGGACTTCCCGCGCACCGGCACCTGGAAGGTGCGCCGCTTCGACCTGCGCCAGCGCGTCCTGGAGTCCCAGGAAACCTTCGGCACCGGTCTCTGGACCTGA
- a CDS encoding nucleotide sugar dehydrogenase → MAKIVIMGQGYVGLPLAMLAAEAGHTVVGFDVSEERVKRIAAGESFVEDVAPERLQAVLDSGAYRPTTEERELGGFDVAVISVPTPLREGVPDLSHIESAARILGRFLRQGATIVLESTTYPGTTEELVAPILEEFSGLTAGTDFHLGYSPERIDPGNRTWTLERTPKVVSGIDEASLAAIDTFYAGLIDTTVPVGSPKVAELTKLVENTFRHVNIALVNELAMYAHTLGIDVWEAIDAAATKPFGFMKFTPGPGVGGHCLPVDPVYLSWQVERKVGRLFRFVELANHINDHMPGYVVQRLIYGFNERGRALKGARVLLLGLAYKPDTGDARESPATRVVEGLLRLGAEVRAVDPHVVEGHGVDPRLARVELTAQEVADADAVVLLTDHSAFDLELVAQHAAYVLDCRRKIPAGPTVEHL, encoded by the coding sequence ATGGCAAAGATCGTCATCATGGGACAGGGCTACGTCGGCCTGCCCCTTGCGATGCTCGCCGCCGAGGCGGGCCACACGGTCGTCGGCTTCGACGTCAGCGAGGAGCGCGTCAAGCGCATCGCGGCCGGCGAGTCCTTCGTCGAGGACGTCGCCCCCGAGCGGCTCCAGGCGGTCCTGGACTCCGGGGCCTACCGCCCCACCACCGAGGAGCGCGAGCTCGGCGGCTTCGACGTCGCCGTGATCAGCGTCCCCACCCCGCTGCGCGAGGGCGTGCCCGACCTCAGCCACATCGAGTCGGCCGCCCGCATCCTCGGCCGCTTCCTGCGCCAGGGCGCCACGATCGTCCTGGAGTCCACGACCTACCCCGGTACGACCGAGGAGCTCGTCGCGCCGATCCTGGAGGAGTTCTCGGGCCTGACCGCGGGCACCGACTTCCACCTCGGCTACAGCCCCGAGCGCATCGACCCGGGCAACCGGACCTGGACGCTGGAGCGCACCCCCAAGGTGGTCTCCGGCATCGACGAGGCCTCCCTCGCCGCGATCGACACCTTCTACGCCGGGCTGATCGACACCACCGTCCCGGTCGGCTCCCCGAAGGTCGCCGAGCTCACCAAGCTCGTCGAGAACACCTTCCGGCACGTCAACATCGCCCTCGTCAACGAGCTCGCGATGTACGCGCACACCCTCGGCATCGACGTGTGGGAGGCCATCGACGCCGCGGCCACCAAGCCGTTCGGCTTCATGAAGTTCACCCCCGGCCCCGGCGTCGGCGGCCACTGCCTGCCCGTGGACCCGGTCTACCTGTCCTGGCAGGTGGAGCGGAAGGTCGGCCGCCTCTTCCGCTTCGTCGAGCTCGCCAACCACATCAACGACCACATGCCCGGATACGTCGTCCAGCGGCTCATCTACGGCTTCAACGAGCGCGGCCGGGCCCTGAAGGGCGCCCGCGTCCTGCTGCTGGGCCTCGCCTACAAGCCCGACACCGGCGACGCCCGCGAATCGCCCGCCACCCGCGTCGTCGAGGGCCTGCTGCGCCTGGGCGCCGAGGTCCGCGCGGTCGACCCGCACGTCGTCGAGGGCCACGGGGTCGACCCGCGCCTGGCGCGCGTCGAGCTCACCGCGCAGGAAGTCGCGGACGCCGACGCCGTCGTCCTGCTCACCGACCACTCGGCGTTCGACCTCGAACTGGTCGCGCAGCACGCCGCGTACGTCCTCGACTGCCGGCGGAAGATCCCCGCCGGCCCGACGGTCGAGCACCTGTGA
- a CDS encoding NAD-dependent epimerase/dehydratase family protein codes for MSTPRQRVLVTGATGFVGGAVTRALLAAGREVTALVRDPASAAAADLAAAGAIPHAGDMLRPGSYTGLVEQHDAVVHAAQQRVTGRLTPTRLAGLRTADRVMTSALAEACLRHGSRLLYTGGAYVYGDHGNRWIDESTPHTPAPLGVGHAAGAALLRSLAGRGLDAVTLHPGFVYGPCGNFKTAFLDRIRSGRLRHIGDGRAYWSCVHVEDLAAGYVAALDRAPAGGSYNLVDDEPLRIAQFTARIAFATGVRKVSGVPRPLAALALGGAVAASLTTSYRVSNRRARTELGWSLVHPTVADGLPTVLGDLAARPRAAAATTHAGGSSR; via the coding sequence GTGAGCACCCCTCGGCAGCGGGTCCTGGTCACCGGCGCCACCGGCTTCGTCGGCGGCGCGGTCACCCGCGCCCTGCTCGCGGCCGGCCGCGAGGTGACCGCCCTGGTCCGCGACCCGGCCTCGGCCGCCGCCGCGGACCTGGCCGCCGCCGGGGCAATCCCGCACGCCGGCGACATGCTGCGGCCGGGCTCGTACACCGGGCTCGTCGAGCAGCACGACGCCGTCGTGCACGCGGCGCAGCAGCGCGTCACCGGGCGGCTGACCCCCACCCGGCTGGCGGGCCTGCGCACCGCGGACCGGGTCATGACCTCGGCGCTCGCCGAGGCCTGCCTGCGCCACGGCAGCAGGCTGCTCTACACCGGCGGCGCCTACGTGTACGGGGACCACGGCAACCGGTGGATCGACGAGTCCACCCCGCACACCCCGGCCCCGCTGGGCGTCGGCCACGCGGCCGGGGCCGCCCTGCTGCGTTCGCTGGCCGGGCGGGGGCTCGACGCCGTCACGCTCCACCCCGGGTTCGTCTACGGGCCCTGCGGCAACTTCAAGACCGCCTTCCTCGACCGGATCCGCTCCGGGCGGCTGCGCCACATCGGCGACGGCCGCGCCTACTGGAGCTGCGTCCACGTCGAGGACCTCGCGGCCGGATACGTGGCCGCACTGGACCGGGCGCCCGCGGGCGGCTCGTACAACCTCGTCGACGACGAGCCGCTGCGGATCGCCCAGTTCACCGCGCGGATCGCGTTCGCCACCGGCGTGCGCAAGGTCTCGGGCGTACCGCGCCCGCTCGCCGCGCTCGCCCTTGGCGGGGCCGTCGCGGCCTCGCTGACCACCTCGTACCGCGTTTCCAACCGCCGCGCCCGCACCGAGCTCGGCTGGAGCCTTGTCCACCCCACCGTGGCGGACGGCCTGCCCACGGTCCTCGGGGACCTCGCGGCCCGCCCCAGGGCCGCGGCCGCCACCACGCACGCAGGAGGGAGCAGCCGATGA
- a CDS encoding MMPL family transporter: protein MFESLSRVLLNSPKKVLLWTLLVVLLAGGAAGGLQKRLTMGGYESTGTESFKAAAELGETFKQGEPNLLLLVKDERGVDDPAVAAAGAALTEKIAGEAEISNVVSYWTSGKAPALRAKSGNQALVLGRVNGDFDEVIARIKEIDKEYTGKVEGLEVKTGGSAMMWLENTTQSNEDSAKADSMVFPLVLLVLVIIFGSVIAALLPLAVAMSAMLLSMGVLFGVTMFSETSSMVMSTTTFLGLGLGIDYSLLFVTRYREELRRGKEINEAIRATMHTAGRTVLFSALTVAVAFLGLFALPFTMLRSLAFGCIATALLAAGSTIVLVPALLKWIGPRIDKWKIIKRKENPAKDGGGFWHTTSTAVMKRPVLVTVLVLAFVVLLGLPAANMNVRLPDESVLPADAKSAQVAAQLKADFDSREQQPLQIVAVGSGDPKSKTAEIGSYAEQLSALPGVTRVDALTGSYTGGKLVTGPTEANGRFAAADSTFLSLIPAVDPYGDKGDELVQDVRGAKAPFDVKVGGPAAVSVDTFDQLEDTLPVAALILFVGMFVLLFLLTGSVLLPIKAMLLTGLSLSATFGALVFIFQDGHLKGLVGDFIVTGAITWTVPVMLFTIAFALSMDYEVFMLSRIKEEYDRTGDNELAVASGLERVGKVVTYAALLLSLVFVVLVTSGISYMKAIGLGLTLAIVMDATIIRGALLPATMKLMGRANWWAPGPLRKLHQRFGLHEGEEPPANGANAAAPLASNTR from the coding sequence ATGTTTGAGAGTCTTTCCCGCGTCCTTCTCAATTCGCCAAAGAAGGTGCTGCTCTGGACCTTGCTCGTCGTCCTCCTCGCCGGAGGCGCGGCGGGCGGTCTGCAGAAGCGCCTCACGATGGGTGGATACGAGTCCACCGGAACCGAGTCCTTCAAGGCCGCGGCCGAGCTGGGTGAGACCTTCAAGCAGGGTGAACCCAACCTGCTCCTGCTGGTGAAGGACGAGCGCGGGGTCGACGACCCCGCGGTCGCCGCCGCGGGCGCCGCCCTCACCGAGAAGATCGCCGGCGAGGCCGAGATCTCCAACGTGGTCTCCTACTGGACCTCGGGCAAGGCCCCGGCCCTGCGCGCCAAGTCGGGCAACCAGGCCCTCGTACTGGGCCGGGTCAACGGTGACTTCGACGAGGTCATCGCCCGGATCAAGGAGATCGACAAGGAGTACACGGGCAAGGTCGAGGGGCTGGAGGTGAAGACCGGCGGCTCCGCGATGATGTGGCTGGAGAACACCACCCAGTCCAACGAGGACAGCGCCAAGGCCGACTCCATGGTCTTCCCGCTCGTGCTCCTCGTCCTCGTGATCATCTTCGGCAGCGTGATCGCCGCCCTGCTCCCGCTGGCCGTCGCCATGAGCGCGATGCTGCTGTCGATGGGCGTGCTGTTCGGCGTCACCATGTTCAGCGAGACCTCCAGCATGGTCATGAGCACCACGACCTTCCTGGGGCTCGGCCTGGGCATCGACTACAGCCTCCTCTTCGTCACCCGCTACCGAGAGGAACTGCGGCGCGGCAAGGAGATCAACGAGGCCATCCGCGCCACCATGCACACCGCCGGCCGCACGGTGCTCTTCTCCGCGCTGACGGTCGCGGTCGCCTTCCTCGGCCTGTTCGCACTGCCCTTCACGATGCTGCGCTCGCTGGCCTTCGGCTGCATCGCCACCGCGCTGCTCGCCGCCGGCTCGACGATCGTGCTGGTCCCGGCCCTGCTCAAGTGGATCGGGCCGCGCATCGACAAGTGGAAGATCATCAAGCGCAAGGAGAACCCCGCCAAGGACGGCGGCGGCTTCTGGCACACCACCTCGACCGCGGTCATGAAGCGCCCGGTCCTGGTCACCGTGCTCGTCCTCGCCTTCGTCGTCCTGCTCGGCCTGCCGGCCGCGAACATGAACGTGCGCCTGCCCGACGAGAGCGTGCTGCCCGCCGACGCCAAGTCGGCCCAGGTGGCCGCGCAGCTCAAGGCGGACTTCGACTCCCGCGAGCAGCAGCCCCTGCAGATCGTCGCCGTCGGCAGCGGTGACCCGAAGTCCAAGACGGCCGAGATCGGCTCCTACGCCGAGCAGCTGTCCGCGCTCCCCGGCGTGACCCGCGTCGACGCCCTCACCGGCTCCTACACCGGCGGCAAGCTGGTCACCGGGCCCACCGAGGCCAACGGCCGCTTCGCCGCCGCCGATTCCACCTTCCTGTCCCTCATCCCGGCCGTGGACCCGTACGGCGACAAGGGCGACGAGCTCGTCCAGGACGTCCGTGGCGCGAAGGCCCCCTTCGACGTCAAGGTCGGCGGCCCCGCGGCCGTCAGCGTCGACACCTTCGACCAGCTCGAGGACACCCTTCCGGTGGCCGCCCTCATCCTGTTCGTCGGCATGTTCGTCCTGCTCTTCCTGCTCACCGGAAGCGTGCTGCTGCCGATCAAGGCGATGCTCCTCACCGGCCTGAGCCTGTCCGCCACCTTCGGCGCCCTCGTCTTCATCTTCCAGGACGGCCACCTCAAGGGACTGGTCGGCGACTTCATCGTGACCGGCGCCATCACCTGGACCGTGCCGGTGATGCTCTTCACGATCGCCTTCGCCCTGTCCATGGACTACGAGGTGTTCATGCTGTCCCGGATCAAGGAGGAGTACGACCGCACCGGTGACAACGAGCTGGCGGTCGCCTCCGGTCTGGAGCGCGTCGGCAAGGTCGTCACCTACGCGGCCCTGCTGCTCTCGCTGGTCTTCGTGGTCCTGGTCACCTCGGGCATCAGCTACATGAAGGCGATCGGCCTCGGCCTGACCCTCGCCATCGTCATGGACGCCACCATCATCCGCGGCGCGCTGCTGCCCGCCACGATGAAGCTGATGGGACGCGCCAACTGGTGGGCCCCCGGCCCGCTGCGCAAGCTGCACCAGCGCTTCGGCCTCCACGAGGGCGAAGAGCCGCCGGCGAACGGCGCGAACGCCGCGGCGCCGCTGGCCTCCAACACCCGCTGA